The window GCCGATGACCTGGATGACCGCCATCGTGCGTAACCGCGCGCTCGACTGGCTGCGCCGGCCACGCGAGGTCGAGATCGACGAGGAACACGAGGAACTGATGGCCTCGGTGCCCGATGAATCCCCGGGCCCCGAGGAATTGCTGCGCCGGTCGCTGGATGCCGGCGCGCTCGCCGAATGCATGAAGACGCTGACCGAAGAACAGCAGCGCAGCATCACGCTCGCATTCTTCTACGGTTTGTCCCACGGAGAACTGGCGGAACAGATGCGCAAGCCGCTCGGCACGGTGAAGACCTGGATTCGCCGCGGGCTCGACCGCCTGAAAGGCTGCCTCGACGAGTCGGGAAGATGAAGGTAACAGCCAACAGGGCAATGACCGGAAGATTGCAATGAGATTCCCCGACGAAGGACTGCGCGACAAACTGGCCGCCGAGTACGTGCTCGGCACCATGTCGGCGCGTGCGCGCCGGCGTTTCGAAATCCATCTGCGCGGCAATCCGCAATTGCGCCGGGCCGTGGCGCAATGGGAGACGCGACTCGCTCCGCTCACCGATGCCCTGCCGGCGATCGAACCGCCAGCGCGTGTCTGGCAGGCGATCAAGGCGCGCCTCAAGATCGGGCAGCCGGTTCGGTCGGGATTCTGGGAAAGCCTGTCGTTCTGGCGCGTATCGTCGTTCGCGTCCGGACTGCTGGCCCTGGCGCTGATCGTCATGGTCGCGCTGCCGAAACCGGAAACACCGGTGGACGCCGGCAGAATGGTGGTCATCATGAACGACCTTGCCACCCAGAAACCGGCCATGACCGCAAGCTGGGAACCGGGACAACGCGGCAGCCGTACGCTGCGCATCCGCGTGATCGGTCATGCCGAGATGGGGCCGAATACGGCGTGGGAATTGTGGATGCTTCCCGACGGCGATCAGAAACCGGTCTCGCTCGGATTGATCACCACGCACGAAACCCAGGTCGTTAAAATTCCGGGAGCGCTGGCCGTAAAACTCGACGCCGCGCATGGGCTCGCGATGAGCGTGGAACCGGCCGGTGGATCGCCGACCGGGCTGCCGACGGGCCCGGTGCTTTACGCCGGCGAATGCATCAAGATCTGACGATCCCGGACGAGCTTCAGTGCCGGGCCTTGTCGAGGCCGGCGCACATGCGCTCGGCGGCATCGACGATGCGAGCCGTTTGCCGGGTGATCAGGTCAGCGGAAACGGTGAACACGTTGCCGGTGCGCACGGCTTTCAGGTAGGAAAATTCCGTCCAGTTATTCACGCCCGCATCGTCGGCTTCGGAGCCGACCACGATGGCATCCGGGTCCATGACCAGCGCCTGTTCCACGGAAACTTCCCCCGCCAGTCGCGGCAGATCGGCAAAGATATTCTGTGCTGCACACAATGCGAGCACTTTGCTGATGATATGGTCGCCGTTCACCGTGAACAGCGGCCTGTGCCAGATCTCGAACAACACCCGCACCGGGGCGCGGCCCGTATAGCGGTCTCTCAGTGCATCGACCCGCCGTTCGAGTTCCAGCGCAACCGCCTGCGCCTGCCCGCCCAGGCCCGTCAGATCGCCCAGCAATCGCAGATGACGCGGAATGTCTTCGAGTCGCTGCGGTTCCAGCACCAGCACGCGCAGCCCGAGGGCACGCAACCGCGCGATGTCCACCGACCTGTTGCCGCTGCCCCAGGCCAGTACGAAATCCGGCCGCGAGTGCAGTATCCGCTCGAAATCGAGCCCGGAAGAATCGCCAATTTCGCGAATTCCAGCCGCTTCGACGGGAAAGTCGCTGCCACGCACGGACCCCACCAGACGATCCCCGGCGCCAATCGAATACATCAACTCGGTCAGATGCGGCGACAGCGAAATCACGCGCTGCGCCGGCCCGTCGAACCGCAGTTCGACCCCCAGATCGTCCATCACCGTGAGCGCCGAAACCGGCATTGCGACAGACAGGAGGATTACAGGCAGCAGGAAGGGAAGAACCGTGCGCACCGGGGGCTGCACGCCAGCGCACGCGCGCGATCAGCGCTCCATGTAATGGAGCAGATTGGAACTGGTCTGGCGCAGACGCTGGGACAGCAGGGTGACGAGCTTGACCAGCACCTTGGCACCGAGCCCCGGCTCTTCGAGGATGATCTGGACCATGCTGTCACGCGAAAGTACGGCGAAGGTAGTCGGCTCCAGCGCCATGCAGGTAGCGAAGCGAGGTTCACCGTCGATCATCGACATCTCGCCCAGCGTGGCGCCGGGACCGACCGTGGTCATTGGCTGCAGGTTGCCGTGGGAATCGATTTTCACGATTTCCACCCTGCCCTGGATAATCAGCAGCATGTAGTCGTCTATGTCGCCTTCGCGAATCATCATCTGCGCCGCTTCGGCACGATAAATATGCATGAACGCCGTCAGCCGCTGGATATCCTCGCGCGTAAAATCGGCAAAGAATTTGGAATGGCCGATCATGTCGAAAATCTGTTGCGCGAGCGCTGTGCCCTCGCCCAGATGTTCTAGCGTATGCAGAAGTGCGTTCTGCGGCGCTTGGAGATCGGAATCAGCCATTTGCACGAGACTAGTCTCTGATGTTATCCAGGCGCCGCTCCCGGAACGGCCCGGACGCCCCTAAGGCTTGGAATGACAAGTCATTATGCTGGAGCGGCCGCAGCCGGTAAAGCGCGGCCGGCGGGACGGCTCAGCCCGGGACCGTAGCGCGAACCTGCCGACTGGCCAGCTCCACGCGCTTCAGGTAGGCGCCGCGGGCAATGGCAACGTCTTCAATGAACTGCGGCAGCTCATCCAGGCGCAATGCCTGCGGCCCGTCGACCAGCGCCTTGGAAGGATTGGGGTGGAAATCCACAAGCACCATGTTGGCGCCGACCAGCACGCCCTGGGCGGTGGCATGCATGACATCGAGGATGCCATCCGGTCCGGCCATGCGCGAGCCGACCGAATGGCTGGGGTCGATGCATACCGGCATGCGGGTCAAACGCCTGACCACCGGAACCTGGGCGAAATCCACGAAATTGCGATGGGGATCGCCAAGGTTGGTCTTCATACCCCGCAACCCGAACACGACGCGGTGGTTGCCCTCGCTGGCGAGATACTCTGCCGCATTCAGGGACTCATCGAGCGTGATGCCGAATCCGCGCTTGATCAGCACCGGAAACTCCTTTTGCCGGCCGACGATTTTCAATAACTCGAAGTTCTGTGTATTGCGCGTGCCGATCTGCAGCATCACCCCGGTCGGATTGCCGGTTTCGCGCAACGCCTGCCGGATCTCCTCGACGTGCGATTCATGGGTCACCTCCATCGCGATGACGCGGATGCCGTGCTTTCCGGCCAGTTCGAACACGAAAGGCAGGCAGGACTTGCCGTGCCCCTGAAAAGCGTAAGGACTGGTGCGCGGCTTGTAGGCGCCCATGCGGGTGCACTGCTGGCCGTTGTCTTTGAGCGCACGCATCATGATATCGACGTGATCGCGGGTATCCACCGCGCAGAGTCCGGCGAAAATATGCAACGTATCCTGGCCGAAGCGCAGGCCCTGATAGTCGAAATGCGTCGGCCGGGTGTCATCCTTGTGACGACCGAGTACGCGAAACTCTTCAGAAACACGAATCACCCGTTCGACGCACGGAAAGCTCTTCATGTCGTCGATCTGCAATGCCTTGGTGTCGCCGAGCAGATAGACCTCGGTCACCGAGCGCTCGGTGCCCTGGATGCGGTGCGCCCGCGTCTTGATGTTCGGCAGCCGCCCCAGCGACTCCATCAACTGGAAGTATTCGGGGCTCTGCGGATCGGTGTTGTCGCTAAGGATGAGGATCATGTAAATGCCGTGACTGCGTGACTGTCGTGACGACGTGACTGCCGTTACGCTATCGCTGCAGCAACAATAATAGAGTTTGAATTTACGATAGTTACAACTACGATAGTCACGCGGTTACGGCCTTTCAGGCCGTTCCCCCGACCGTAAGGCCGTCGATGCGCAAGGTCGGCTGGCCGACACCGACCGGCACGCTCTGGCCTTCCTTGCCGCAGGTGCCGACCCCCGAGTCCAGGCTCATGTCGTTGCCGATCATGGAAACATGCGTCAGCGCATCCGGTCCGTTGCCGATAAGCGTGGCGCCCTTGACCGGATAGGTGATCTTGCCGTTTTCGATCATATAGGCCTCGGCGGCCGAGAATACGAACTTGCCGCTGACGATATCGACCTGGCCACCGCCGAAATTCGCCGCATACAGCCCATTCCCGACCGAGCCGATGATCTCGACAGGATCCTTGTCGCCGTTCAGCATGTAAGTGTTGGTCATGCGCGGCATCGGCACATGCGCGTAGGACTCGCGCCGCCCGTTGCCGGTGGGTGCCATGCCCATCAATCGCGCGTTCAGCGTGTCCTGGATGTAACCCCTGAGGATGCCATCCTCGATCAGCACGCTGCGCTGCGTCGGATTGCCTTCGTCGTCCACATTCAGCGAACCGCGGCGCCTGGAAATGGTGCCGTCGTCGACCACCGTCACGCCCGGCGCCGCGACACGCTGGCCGATGCGGCCGGAAAAAGCAGAGCTACCCTTGCGATTGAAATCGCCTTCGAGTCCATGGCCGATGGCTTCATGCAGCAGGATGCCGGGCCAGCCCGGCCCCAGTACCACGGTCATCGTGCCGGCCGGTGCCGGCCGCGCCGACAGATTGGTCACCGCCTGATGCACCGCCTTGGCTGCGTAGTCGTGCAAGATTTCGTCGGTGAAATAAGCATAATCGAAACGCCCGCCGCCGCCCGCACTTCCCTGCTCACGACGGCCGTCGTGCTCGACGATGACCTGGAGGGAAAGCCTGACGAGCGGGCGCACGTCCGCCGCCAGCATGCCGTCGGAACGCGCAATCAGCACGACTTCATATTCGCCCGCCAGCGAAGCCATCACCTGCGAAATGCGTGGATCGATATCGCGTGCGTAGCGTTCGAGCTTTTCCAGCAGCTTCACCTTGTCGCCGTCGGCAAGGCTCGCCAGCGGATCCTGTGGCAGATACAGTTCGCGGCCGCGAGTCCGGCTCGCAACCTGCGTCGCGCCTTGCTCGCCGCGGCGCGCGATCGCTCGAGTGGCCTGCGCCGCGGATTCCAGCGCCGGGAGACTGATATCGTCGGAGTAGGCGAAGGCCGTTTTCTCTCCGCTGACCGCGCGCACCCCGACGCCCTGATCGATGTTGAAGCTGCCGGACTTCACCATGCCCTCTTCCAGGCTCCAGCCCTCCGAACGCGAATACTGAAAATACAGATCGGCATAGTCGACGCTGTGGATCATGATCTGGCCGAAGACGCGCTCGATCCCGCCGG is drawn from Betaproteobacteria bacterium and contains these coding sequences:
- a CDS encoding anti-sigma factor yields the protein MRFPDEGLRDKLAAEYVLGTMSARARRRFEIHLRGNPQLRRAVAQWETRLAPLTDALPAIEPPARVWQAIKARLKIGQPVRSGFWESLSFWRVSSFASGLLALALIVMVALPKPETPVDAGRMVVIMNDLATQKPAMTASWEPGQRGSRTLRIRVIGHAEMGPNTAWELWMLPDGDQKPVSLGLITTHETQVVKIPGALAVKLDAAHGLAMSVEPAGGSPTGLPTGPVLYAGECIKI
- a CDS encoding sigma-70 family RNA polymerase sigma factor; the protein is MNLPEAPAPEQLSNLLARCALRDQRAFVTLYQFSSAKLFAVAVRITRRRDWAEEVLQEAFVNIWNHAAGYNPAKSAPMTWMTAIVRNRALDWLRRPREVEIDEEHEELMASVPDESPGPEELLRRSLDAGALAECMKTLTEEQQRSITLAFFYGLSHGELAEQMRKPLGTVKTWIRRGLDRLKGCLDESGR
- a CDS encoding 3-deoxy-7-phosphoheptulonate synthase — protein: MILILSDNTDPQSPEYFQLMESLGRLPNIKTRAHRIQGTERSVTEVYLLGDTKALQIDDMKSFPCVERVIRVSEEFRVLGRHKDDTRPTHFDYQGLRFGQDTLHIFAGLCAVDTRDHVDIMMRALKDNGQQCTRMGAYKPRTSPYAFQGHGKSCLPFVFELAGKHGIRVIAMEVTHESHVEEIRQALRETGNPTGVMLQIGTRNTQNFELLKIVGRQKEFPVLIKRGFGITLDESLNAAEYLASEGNHRVVFGLRGMKTNLGDPHRNFVDFAQVPVVRRLTRMPVCIDPSHSVGSRMAGPDGILDVMHATAQGVLVGANMVLVDFHPNPSKALVDGPQALRLDELPQFIEDVAIARGAYLKRVELASRQVRATVPG
- a CDS encoding cyclic nucleotide-binding domain-containing protein, with amino-acid sequence MQMADSDLQAPQNALLHTLEHLGEGTALAQQIFDMIGHSKFFADFTREDIQRLTAFMHIYRAEAAQMMIREGDIDDYMLLIIQGRVEIVKIDSHGNLQPMTTVGPGATLGEMSMIDGEPRFATCMALEPTTFAVLSRDSMVQIILEEPGLGAKVLVKLVTLLSQRLRQTSSNLLHYMER
- the tldD gene encoding metalloprotease TldD, with protein sequence MPNDPTNNHELLFATADRTLLAPYGLDAGGIERVFGQIMIHSVDYADLYFQYSRSEGWSLEEGMVKSGSFNIDQGVGVRAVSGEKTAFAYSDDISLPALESAAQATRAIARRGEQGATQVASRTRGRELYLPQDPLASLADGDKVKLLEKLERYARDIDPRISQVMASLAGEYEVVLIARSDGMLAADVRPLVRLSLQVIVEHDGRREQGSAGGGGRFDYAYFTDEILHDYAAKAVHQAVTNLSARPAPAGTMTVVLGPGWPGILLHEAIGHGLEGDFNRKGSSAFSGRIGQRVAAPGVTVVDDGTISRRRGSLNVDDEGNPTQRSVLIEDGILRGYIQDTLNARLMGMAPTGNGRRESYAHVPMPRMTNTYMLNGDKDPVEIIGSVGNGLYAANFGGGQVDIVSGKFVFSAAEAYMIENGKITYPVKGATLIGNGPDALTHVSMIGNDMSLDSGVGTCGKEGQSVPVGVGQPTLRIDGLTVGGTA
- a CDS encoding cobalamin-binding protein, giving the protein MRTVLPFLLPVILLSVAMPVSALTVMDDLGVELRFDGPAQRVISLSPHLTELMYSIGAGDRLVGSVRGSDFPVEAAGIREIGDSSGLDFERILHSRPDFVLAWGSGNRSVDIARLRALGLRVLVLEPQRLEDIPRHLRLLGDLTGLGGQAQAVALELERRVDALRDRYTGRAPVRVLFEIWHRPLFTVNGDHIISKVLALCAAQNIFADLPRLAGEVSVEQALVMDPDAIVVGSEADDAGVNNWTEFSYLKAVRTGNVFTVSADLITRQTARIVDAAERMCAGLDKARH